CTGAACACACCCAGCTCGCCCGGTTCGTGGAGGTGGATATCGATGGGAACCTGGTACTTCTCCGCCAAGCCGAAGACGATGTCCAGGTGCTTTGCCGGATCCCTGTCCAAAGTGCAGGGATCGATGCCACCCATCACGTTGGCCCCGGCCTTCAGCGCCTCTTCCATCAGCTCAACAGTGCCCTCCTCAAGTAACAGTCCGGCCTGCGGGAAGGCGATGATCTCCACGGAGGCCTGACCGGCAAACTTCTCCTTGGCGGCAGCAACGGCGTCAAAACGCTCCAGCCTGCAGTCCACATCCACCTGCGCGTAGGAACGCACACGGGTGGTGCCCCGGGCGATCATCCGTCCCAGAGTGTCGTTCACCCGGTCCTGCAGCGGGACCTCGGCGTTGCGCCAGTTTTGACGGTCGTTCATCATCATGGTCCACACGCCCGGACCACCCGTGTGTTCACGGAAGGGCAAGCCGATGCGGGTGGAATCGAGGTGGACGTGGACGTCTGAGAACGACGGCAACAGAATCCGTCTACGGCCTTCAACCACGGTTGTGTCCCCCGGGACAACCAGGGCAGGGTCATGCGGTTCGACGGCGGTGATCTCGCCGCCTGCTTCGCCGGCGACAAGGGTGACGTCGCTCAGTGCTTGGCCCCAAGGGCGGACG
Above is a genomic segment from Arthrobacter sp. YN containing:
- a CDS encoding amidohydrolase family protein, translated to MNTLIRAVRPWGQALSDVTLVAGEAGGEITAVEPHDPALVVPGDTTVVEGRRRILLPSFSDVHVHLDSTRIGLPFREHTGGPGVWTMMMNDRQNWRNAEVPLQDRVNDTLGRMIARGTTRVRSYAQVDVDCRLERFDAVAAAKEKFAGQASVEIIAFPQAGLLLEEGTVELMEEALKAGANVMGGIDPCTLDRDPAKHLDIVFGLAEKYQVPIDIHLHEPGELGVFSTDLVLERTRALGMQGKVTMSHAYQLGSVNEATTRRLIDAFAELDVSLASVAPSAAGQLPIPLLTEAGVRLGLGEDGQRDYWSPYGNTDMLDRTWQLAFTHGFRKDELIEHCLAIATIGGASILDPNATRLKDTAHRPGVEVGDPAELLLVDGETVASTVMDRGKDRTVIHQGKVVADQLELV